A genomic window from Lotus japonicus ecotype B-129 chromosome 1, LjGifu_v1.2 includes:
- the LOC130734312 gene encoding protein NODULATION SIGNALING PATHWAY 2, which yields MDMEIDIDDLLDFYGHSSTTPSSDDGGNWVPCSPLVDWDSFTAAADHDDFHHIIDSFMDYTLPAGDLTPEEESIGERSATTTEEEDDEATAADHSGKGLRLVHLLMAAAEALTGANKSHDLARAILIRLKELVSHTANTNMERLAAYFTDALQGLLDGAAGAHNLNKNSVVAGPHREDPQTDMLAAFQLLQDMSPYIKFAHFTANQAILEAVAHERRVHIIDFDVSEGAQWASLIQALSSRKDGPSGPHLRITALSRSCGRGGGRRSIATVQETGRRLTAFAASVGQPFSFHQCRLDPDETFRTSSLKLVRGEALVFNCVLHLPHLNYRAPDSIASFLSGARELSPKLVTLAEEEVGPVGDAGFVGLFMDSLHRYSAMCDSLEAGFPMQRWARGLVERVFLGPRITSSVARLYRTGEEDEEGSGSWGEWLVASGFRGVPISFTNHCQAKLLLGLFNDGYRVEELSNNKLVLSWKSRRLLSASVWTSSDDSNL from the coding sequence ATGGACATGGAGATTGACATTGACGATCTCCTCGACTTCTACGGTCACAGCAGCACCACCCCGAGCTCCGACGACGGCGGTAACTGGGTCCCCTGCTCCCCCCTCGTCGACTGGGACTCCTTCACTGCCGCCGCCGACCATGATGACTTCCACCACATCATCGACTCCTTCATGGACTACACCCTCCCCGCCGGCGACCTCACCCCAGAAGAAGAATCCATTGGAGAAAGATCCGCAACCACCACGGAGGAGGAGGACGATGAAGCCACTGCCGCTGATCACAGTGGAAAGGGCCTCCGCCTTGTGCACCTCCTGATGGCGGCGGCGGAGGCTCTCACCGGTGCTAACAAGAGCCACGACCTGGCTCGAGCGATATTGATTCGGCTCAAGGAGTTGGTGTCCCACACCGCCAACACCAACATGGAGAGACTCGCGGCGTATTTTACCGACGCGCTACAGGGTCTGCTAGATGGCGCCGCGGGTGCGCACAACCTTAACAAAAACAGCGTTGTTGCTGGACCCCACCGTGAGGACCCACAAACGGACATGCTGGCAGCGTTTCAGCTCCTTCAAGACATGTCACCTTACATCAAGTTCGCTCACTTCACAGCCAACCAGGCCATCCTTGAGGCTGTGGCCCACGAACGCAGGGTCCACATTATTGACTTTGATGTTTCCGAAGGGGCCCAATGGGCCTCACTCATTCAGGCCCTATCTTCCCGTAAGGATGGCCCGTCGGGCCCCCACCTCCGCATCACTGCATTGTCCCGGAGCTGTGGACGCGGGGGCGGAAGGAGGTCCATTGCCACTGTGCAGGAGACCGGACGACGGTTGACGGCGTTCGCAGCATCGGTCGGGCAGCCGTTCTCATTTCATCAGTGCAGGTTGGACCCGGATGAAACGTTTCGGACTTCTTCTCTGAAGTTGGTCCGTGGGGAGGCGTTGGTGTTCAACTGCGTACTGCACTTGCCTCATCTTAACTACCGGGCCCCCGATTCCATCGCATCGTTCTTGAGCGGTGCGAGGGAGCTGAGCCCGAAGCTCGTGACATTGGCCGAGGAGGAGGTGGGGCCTGTTGGGGATGCGGGTTTTGTGGGCTTATTCATGGACTCGTTGCACCGTTATTCGGCAATGTGTGATTCGCTTGAGGCCGGGTTTCCAATGCAAAGATGGGCTCGGGGTTTGGTGGAACGTGTGTTTTTGGGCCCACGAATAACAAGCTCGGTGGCCCGGTTGTACCGAACTGGAGAGGAAGATGAGGAGGGAAGTGGGTCATGGGGAGAGTGGTTGGTTGCTTCAGGGTTCAGGGGAGTTCCAATAAGCTTTACTAATCATTGTCAAGCCAAGTTGTTACTTGGTTTGTTTAATGATGGGTATAGGGTGGAGGAATTAAGTAACAATAAGTTGGTGTTGAGTTGGAAATCAAGGCGTTTGCTTTCGGCATCTGTTTGGACTTCTTCAGATGACTCTAATTTGTAG
- the LOC130734313 gene encoding protein FAR1-RELATED SEQUENCE 5-like isoform X1, with amino-acid sequence MEYFGDSVCYDASVGDEVLQELSFFDENEAEAEAEIEIEYVDKASNADDAVDELNFFSDELSSSEQTGAPRGNENTMDTVEVNCVADICAIDMKTFIPVQVGRYDFQSLEVAYMFYAHFARAKGFCVRRYNVIRSRKTSEILQQEFVCNKNGKREDRGLSSEQRKRTPRRDTRCGCKAMFRVHVDITTTRWYCTWFTNDHNHDLFDDVDCGLQAPHRKLSLSDIVQLNGMKDIGMGVPHMWRAFATQCGGFENVPFTKRSVYNQIGKQRQMQNSDASSSIQFIGKLSSNDSEMYWERTIDNDRRLQHLFWCDGISRLSYKVYGDVLAFDATYSKNKYLLPVVIFSGVNNHNRTTIFATAVVANETEETYVWLLEHFLRAMDGKHPKAVITDGAVVMKNAIQRVFPNAHHRLCAWHLLCNANTNIGNPLFTQAFRWCMFGDYDIGKFQKKWDEMVAKFGLQNNKWVKGLYDTRKKWASAHLRGKFFAGFRTTSRCEGLHSELGKFVHSRQNLTDFLVQYHHCLKHMRFREVSDDFHSIDGNPVPQTKMEALEMSGGKHFTNAIYLLYVSVIKQATMLKVLQCHEALTCTIYTVAKLISGVKEWHVSVYAEPSDYKCSCMKMESRGLPCEHILAVLHHLKVEELPGCLIMKRWTKGAKDGVYSAKGVAGHIWDSQKSARCGALMDLYRVLSELNSDTLEDFNNARNIANQQIELGRAKRSCQIGDVSNNKNDFAMVRDPVRIRSKARGGKGASSSGVRAKRVLNCSLCKQPGHNKLTCTFLTTGGESLVHMGSSESEYDLFSAEDLNVDD; translated from the exons ATGGAGTATTTCGGGGACTCGGTTTGCTACGATGCTTCGGTCGGAGATGAG GTTCTACAGGAGTTGTCCTTTTTTGATGAAaatgaagctgaagctgaagctgaaataGAAATTGAGTATGTAGATAAGGCTTCTAATGCTGATGATGCTGTTGATGAGCTGAATTTTTTTAGCGATGAACTTAGTAGCTCTGAACAAACGGGTGCTCCACGTGGTAATGAGAATACAATGGATACAGTAGAGGTCAATTGTGTTGCTGACATTTGTGCCATTGACATGAAGACTTTTATCCCAGTTCAAGTTGGAAGATACGATTTTCAGAGCTTGGAGGTTGCATACATGTTTTATGCCCATTTTGCTCGTGCTAAAGGTTTCTGTGTTAGAAGATATAACGTAATAAGAAGTAGGAAGACAAGCGAAATACTGCAACAGGAATTTGTTTGCAACAAGAATGGCAAGAGAGAAGACAGAGGGCTATCTTCTGAACAACGAAAGCGCACCCCGAGGAGAGACACAAGATGTGGGTGTAAAGCTATGTTTCGGGTACATGTTGATATAACAACCACTCGCTGGTATTGCACCTGGTTTACCAACGATCATAATCATGACTTATTTGATGATGTTGATTGCGGATTGCAAGCTCCACATAGAAAGCTTAGTTTGAGCGACATAGTTCAGCTTAATGGAATGAAGGATATTGGCATGGGTGTCCCTCACATGTGGCGTGCTTTTGCAACTCAATGTGGAGGCTTTGAGAATGTTCCTTTCACAAAAAGATCTGTATATAACCAAATTGGGAAGCAAAGACAAATGCAAAACAGTGATGCTTCTTCATCAATTCAGTTCATTGGTAAATTGAGTTCTAATGATAGCGAGATGTATTGGGAGCGCACAATAGATAATGATCGAAGACTTCAACATCTATTTTGGTGCGATGGCATTAGTCGTTTGAGTTACAAGGTTTACGGTGATGTGCTAGCCTTTGATGCAACCTATTCAAAGAATAAGTATTTGTTGCCTGTAGTGATTTTCTCTGGAGTAAACAACCATAACAGGACAACCATCTTTGCTACTGCTGTTGTTGCTAATGAAACGGAAGAAACTTATGTGTGGCTGTTGGAGCATTTCCTGAGGGCAATGGATGGTAAACATCCAAAAGCTGTTATAACAGATGGTGCAGTAGTGATGAAAAATGCAATTCAAAGGGTGTTTCCTAATGCACATCATAGATTGTGTGCTTGGCATCTCCTCTGTAATGCGAATACTAATATTGGAAACCCGCTGTTTACTCAAGCTTTCAGGTGGTGCATGTTTGGTGactatgacatagggaaatttcaaaaaaaatgggATGAAATGGTTGCAAAGTTTGGATTGCAAAACAACAAATGGGTTAAAGGCTTGTATGATACTAGGAAGAAGTGGGCCTCGGCTCACTTGCGAGGTAAATTCTTTGCTGGATTCCGGACTACCTCTAGATGTGAGGGGTTGCATTCTGAACTTGGAAAATTTGTCCATTCGCGTCAGAACTTGACTGATTTCTTAGTACAGTACCACCACTGTTTGAAGCATATGCGTTTTAGAGAAGTTTCAGATGATTTTCATTCCATAGATGGGAATCCGGTTCCACAAACTAAGATGGAAGCGCTTGAGATGTCAGGTGGGAAACATTTTACTAATGCTATTTACCTGTTGTATGTCAGTGTTATTAAACAGGCTACTATGCTGAAGGTGTTACAATGCCATGAGGCATTAACATGCACTATTTATACTGTTGCGAAGCTAATTTCAGGGGTTAAGGAGTGGCATGTTTCAGTTTATGCAGAACCAAGTGACTACAAATGTTCATGTATGAAAATGGAGTCACGTGGGTTACCATGTGAGCATATACTTGCTGTTTTACACCATTTGAAGGTTGAAGAGTTGCCAGGGTGCCTTATAATGAAAAGATGGACAAAAGGTGCAAAGGATGGTGTGTACAGTGCAAAGGGTGTTGCGGGTCACATCTGGGACTCACAGAAAAGTGCCCGCTGTGGAGCTCTGATGGATTTATACAGAGTTTTGAGTGAACTAAATTCGGATACCCTTGAAGATTTCAATAATGCAAGGAATATTGCTAATCAGCAAATTGAGTTGGGTCGAGCAAAGAGATCTTGTCAAATAGGGGATGtatcaaacaacaaaaatgatTTTGCTATGGTAAGGGATCCTGTGCGTATCAGGTCAAAGGCGCGTGGTGGAAAGGGTGCATCGTCTTCGGGAGTGAGAGCCAAACGTGTATTGAATTGTTCTTTGTGTAAGCAACCAGGTCATAACAAGCTTACGTGCACATTCCTTACAACAGGTGGTGAATCCTTGGTCCACATGGGAAGTAGTGAATCTGAATATGACCTGTTTAGTGCAGAAGACCTCAATGTTGACGAT TGA
- the LOC130734313 gene encoding protein FAR1-RELATED SEQUENCE 5-like isoform X2 produces MEYFGDSVCYDASVGDEELSFFDENEAEAEAEIEIEYVDKASNADDAVDELNFFSDELSSSEQTGAPRGNENTMDTVEVNCVADICAIDMKTFIPVQVGRYDFQSLEVAYMFYAHFARAKGFCVRRYNVIRSRKTSEILQQEFVCNKNGKREDRGLSSEQRKRTPRRDTRCGCKAMFRVHVDITTTRWYCTWFTNDHNHDLFDDVDCGLQAPHRKLSLSDIVQLNGMKDIGMGVPHMWRAFATQCGGFENVPFTKRSVYNQIGKQRQMQNSDASSSIQFIGKLSSNDSEMYWERTIDNDRRLQHLFWCDGISRLSYKVYGDVLAFDATYSKNKYLLPVVIFSGVNNHNRTTIFATAVVANETEETYVWLLEHFLRAMDGKHPKAVITDGAVVMKNAIQRVFPNAHHRLCAWHLLCNANTNIGNPLFTQAFRWCMFGDYDIGKFQKKWDEMVAKFGLQNNKWVKGLYDTRKKWASAHLRGKFFAGFRTTSRCEGLHSELGKFVHSRQNLTDFLVQYHHCLKHMRFREVSDDFHSIDGNPVPQTKMEALEMSGGKHFTNAIYLLYVSVIKQATMLKVLQCHEALTCTIYTVAKLISGVKEWHVSVYAEPSDYKCSCMKMESRGLPCEHILAVLHHLKVEELPGCLIMKRWTKGAKDGVYSAKGVAGHIWDSQKSARCGALMDLYRVLSELNSDTLEDFNNARNIANQQIELGRAKRSCQIGDVSNNKNDFAMVRDPVRIRSKARGGKGASSSGVRAKRVLNCSLCKQPGHNKLTCTFLTTGGESLVHMGSSESEYDLFSAEDLNVDD; encoded by the exons ATGGAGTATTTCGGGGACTCGGTTTGCTACGATGCTTCGGTCGGAGATGAG GAGTTGTCCTTTTTTGATGAAaatgaagctgaagctgaagctgaaataGAAATTGAGTATGTAGATAAGGCTTCTAATGCTGATGATGCTGTTGATGAGCTGAATTTTTTTAGCGATGAACTTAGTAGCTCTGAACAAACGGGTGCTCCACGTGGTAATGAGAATACAATGGATACAGTAGAGGTCAATTGTGTTGCTGACATTTGTGCCATTGACATGAAGACTTTTATCCCAGTTCAAGTTGGAAGATACGATTTTCAGAGCTTGGAGGTTGCATACATGTTTTATGCCCATTTTGCTCGTGCTAAAGGTTTCTGTGTTAGAAGATATAACGTAATAAGAAGTAGGAAGACAAGCGAAATACTGCAACAGGAATTTGTTTGCAACAAGAATGGCAAGAGAGAAGACAGAGGGCTATCTTCTGAACAACGAAAGCGCACCCCGAGGAGAGACACAAGATGTGGGTGTAAAGCTATGTTTCGGGTACATGTTGATATAACAACCACTCGCTGGTATTGCACCTGGTTTACCAACGATCATAATCATGACTTATTTGATGATGTTGATTGCGGATTGCAAGCTCCACATAGAAAGCTTAGTTTGAGCGACATAGTTCAGCTTAATGGAATGAAGGATATTGGCATGGGTGTCCCTCACATGTGGCGTGCTTTTGCAACTCAATGTGGAGGCTTTGAGAATGTTCCTTTCACAAAAAGATCTGTATATAACCAAATTGGGAAGCAAAGACAAATGCAAAACAGTGATGCTTCTTCATCAATTCAGTTCATTGGTAAATTGAGTTCTAATGATAGCGAGATGTATTGGGAGCGCACAATAGATAATGATCGAAGACTTCAACATCTATTTTGGTGCGATGGCATTAGTCGTTTGAGTTACAAGGTTTACGGTGATGTGCTAGCCTTTGATGCAACCTATTCAAAGAATAAGTATTTGTTGCCTGTAGTGATTTTCTCTGGAGTAAACAACCATAACAGGACAACCATCTTTGCTACTGCTGTTGTTGCTAATGAAACGGAAGAAACTTATGTGTGGCTGTTGGAGCATTTCCTGAGGGCAATGGATGGTAAACATCCAAAAGCTGTTATAACAGATGGTGCAGTAGTGATGAAAAATGCAATTCAAAGGGTGTTTCCTAATGCACATCATAGATTGTGTGCTTGGCATCTCCTCTGTAATGCGAATACTAATATTGGAAACCCGCTGTTTACTCAAGCTTTCAGGTGGTGCATGTTTGGTGactatgacatagggaaatttcaaaaaaaatgggATGAAATGGTTGCAAAGTTTGGATTGCAAAACAACAAATGGGTTAAAGGCTTGTATGATACTAGGAAGAAGTGGGCCTCGGCTCACTTGCGAGGTAAATTCTTTGCTGGATTCCGGACTACCTCTAGATGTGAGGGGTTGCATTCTGAACTTGGAAAATTTGTCCATTCGCGTCAGAACTTGACTGATTTCTTAGTACAGTACCACCACTGTTTGAAGCATATGCGTTTTAGAGAAGTTTCAGATGATTTTCATTCCATAGATGGGAATCCGGTTCCACAAACTAAGATGGAAGCGCTTGAGATGTCAGGTGGGAAACATTTTACTAATGCTATTTACCTGTTGTATGTCAGTGTTATTAAACAGGCTACTATGCTGAAGGTGTTACAATGCCATGAGGCATTAACATGCACTATTTATACTGTTGCGAAGCTAATTTCAGGGGTTAAGGAGTGGCATGTTTCAGTTTATGCAGAACCAAGTGACTACAAATGTTCATGTATGAAAATGGAGTCACGTGGGTTACCATGTGAGCATATACTTGCTGTTTTACACCATTTGAAGGTTGAAGAGTTGCCAGGGTGCCTTATAATGAAAAGATGGACAAAAGGTGCAAAGGATGGTGTGTACAGTGCAAAGGGTGTTGCGGGTCACATCTGGGACTCACAGAAAAGTGCCCGCTGTGGAGCTCTGATGGATTTATACAGAGTTTTGAGTGAACTAAATTCGGATACCCTTGAAGATTTCAATAATGCAAGGAATATTGCTAATCAGCAAATTGAGTTGGGTCGAGCAAAGAGATCTTGTCAAATAGGGGATGtatcaaacaacaaaaatgatTTTGCTATGGTAAGGGATCCTGTGCGTATCAGGTCAAAGGCGCGTGGTGGAAAGGGTGCATCGTCTTCGGGAGTGAGAGCCAAACGTGTATTGAATTGTTCTTTGTGTAAGCAACCAGGTCATAACAAGCTTACGTGCACATTCCTTACAACAGGTGGTGAATCCTTGGTCCACATGGGAAGTAGTGAATCTGAATATGACCTGTTTAGTGCAGAAGACCTCAATGTTGACGAT TGA